In a genomic window of Physeter macrocephalus isolate SW-GA chromosome 14, ASM283717v5, whole genome shotgun sequence:
- the AQP8 gene encoding aquaporin-8 isoform X1 produces the protein MSAEAAASICDLEFGGVQVKEPSEGGRWRGCWYERFVQPCLVELLGSALFIFIGCLSVIENGTDPGLLQPALAHGLALGLVIATLGSISGGHFNPAVSLAAMLVGGLHLMMLLPYWTSQLRGGLIGAALAKVVSSEERFWNASGAAFMTVQEPRQVMGAVVAEIILTTLLALAVCMGTINEKTQGPLAPFSIGFSVTVDILAGGAVSGACMNAACAFGPAVVANHWDFHWIYWLGPLLASLLVGVLIRFFIGDGKTRLILKGR, from the exons ATGTCTGCAGAG GCAGCTGCATCCATATGTGACCTGGAGTTTGGTGGCGTCCAGGTGAAGGAGCCCAGCGAGGGGGGCAGGTGGCGTGGGTGCTGGTACGAGCGGTTTGTGCAGCCCTGCCTGGTTGAACTGCTGGGCTCTGCCCTGTTCATCTTCATCGGCTGCCTGTCAGTCATCGAGAACGGGACCGACCCTGGGCTGCTGCAGCCGGCACTGGCCCATGGGCTGGCCCTGGGCTTGGTCATAGCCACGCTGGGGAGTATCAG TGGTGGACACTTCAACCCTGCGGTGTCCCTGGCAGCCATGCTGGTCGGAGGCCTCCACCTGATGATGCTCCTTCCGTACTGGACCTCCCAGCTGCGTGGGGGGCTGATCGGGGCCGCCTTGGCCAAG GTGGTGAGTTCCGAGGAGAGGTTCTGGAACGCGTCTGGGGCAGCCTTCATGACAGTCCAGGAGCCCAGGCAGGTGATGGGGGCAGTGGTGGCAGAGATCATCCTGACGACACTGCTGGCACTGGCTGTATGCATGGGCACCATAAACGAGAAGACCCAGGGTCCTCTGGCCCCATTCTCCATCGGCTTCTCTGTCACCGTGGACATCCTAGCAGG GGGAGCCGTGTCTGGAGCCTGCATGAATGCTGCCTGTGCCTTTGGACCGGCGGTGGTGGCCAACCATTGGGACTTCCACTGGATCTACTGGCTGGGCCCGCTCCTGGCCAGCCTGCTTGTAGGAGTGCTCATCAG GTTCTTCATTGGAGATGGGAAAACCCGCCTAATACTAAAGGGGCGGTGA
- the AQP8 gene encoding aquaporin-8 isoform X2 — protein MSAEAAASICDLEFGGVQVKEPSEGGRWRGCWYERFVQPCLVELLGSALFIFIGCLSVIENGTDPGLLQPALAHGLALGLVIATLGSISGGHFNPAVSLAAMLVGGLHLMMLLPYWTSQLRGGLIGAALAKEPRQVMGAVVAEIILTTLLALAVCMGTINEKTQGPLAPFSIGFSVTVDILAGGAVSGACMNAACAFGPAVVANHWDFHWIYWLGPLLASLLVGVLIRFFIGDGKTRLILKGR, from the exons ATGTCTGCAGAG GCAGCTGCATCCATATGTGACCTGGAGTTTGGTGGCGTCCAGGTGAAGGAGCCCAGCGAGGGGGGCAGGTGGCGTGGGTGCTGGTACGAGCGGTTTGTGCAGCCCTGCCTGGTTGAACTGCTGGGCTCTGCCCTGTTCATCTTCATCGGCTGCCTGTCAGTCATCGAGAACGGGACCGACCCTGGGCTGCTGCAGCCGGCACTGGCCCATGGGCTGGCCCTGGGCTTGGTCATAGCCACGCTGGGGAGTATCAG TGGTGGACACTTCAACCCTGCGGTGTCCCTGGCAGCCATGCTGGTCGGAGGCCTCCACCTGATGATGCTCCTTCCGTACTGGACCTCCCAGCTGCGTGGGGGGCTGATCGGGGCCGCCTTGGCCAAG GAGCCCAGGCAGGTGATGGGGGCAGTGGTGGCAGAGATCATCCTGACGACACTGCTGGCACTGGCTGTATGCATGGGCACCATAAACGAGAAGACCCAGGGTCCTCTGGCCCCATTCTCCATCGGCTTCTCTGTCACCGTGGACATCCTAGCAGG GGGAGCCGTGTCTGGAGCCTGCATGAATGCTGCCTGTGCCTTTGGACCGGCGGTGGTGGCCAACCATTGGGACTTCCACTGGATCTACTGGCTGGGCCCGCTCCTGGCCAGCCTGCTTGTAGGAGTGCTCATCAG GTTCTTCATTGGAGATGGGAAAACCCGCCTAATACTAAAGGGGCGGTGA